The Bacillota bacterium genome segment CAAGAACGTGCCTCTGCAGCGGGCCTCGATCGACGTGACCAAGAAGGCCATGGTCATCGGCGGCGGCATCGCCGGGATCCAGGCCGCCCTGGACATCGCCGACGCCGGCCACGAGGTCGTGCTGGTGGAACGGGAACCCTCCATCGGCGGCCACATGGCCCAGCTCGACAAGACCTTCCCGACCCTCGACTGCTCGGCCTGCATCCTGGCGCCGAAGATGGTCGACACCGGCCAGCACCCCAACATCACCATGATGACTTGGTCCGAGGTGGAGAAGGTCGAGGGTTACATCGGCAACTTCACCGTGACCATTCGTAAGAAGGCCCGCCACGTCGACGTGACCAAGTGCACGGGCTGCGGCGTTTGCTGGTCGAAGTGCCCGTCCAAGGTATCCAGCGAGTTCGACCTGGGCCTCGGCAAGCGGAAGTCGATCTACGTGCCCTTCCCCCAGGCCATCCCGATGAAGCCGGTCATCGATGAGAAGACCTGTATCTACTTCAAGACCGGCAAGTGCAAGGCTTGCCAGATGTTCTGCCCGACCGGCTCGATCCTCTTTGATCAGCAGGATGAGTTGGTCCAGGAGAAGGTCGGGGCAATCATCGTCGCCACCGGCTACGACCAGTGGGATCCCAGCCCCTACGGCGAATACGGCTACGGACGCTACAAGGACGTCATCACCGGCCTCGAGTTCGAGCGGTTGATCAACGCCTCCGGGCCGACCGAGGGCAAGGTCAAGCGGCCGTCCGACGGGAAGATCCCCGAGACCGTGGCGATCATCTCCTGCGTCGGCTCGCGCGACGAGGCCAAGGGCATCCCCTATTGCTCCAAGACCTGCTGCATGTACGCGGCCAAGCACGCCGTCCTGGTCGAGGAGAAACTCCACGGCCATCCCTACGTCTTCTACATGGACGTCCGCACCCCGGGCAAGGGTTACGAGGAGTTCTACAAGCGGGCCACCGAGGAACACCACGCCACTTACATTCGCGGGCGGGTCTCCAAGATCTACCCCAAGGACGGCAAGCTGGTCTGCGTCGGTGAGGACACCCTCCTCGGTAAGAAAGTTGAGGTCGCGGTGGACCTGGTGGTCCTGGCCTCGGCCATGGTCCATCAGCCCGGCGCTACCAAGCTGGCCCAGACCCTGGGCATCTCCTATGATCAAAACCAATTCTACACCGAGGCCCACGCCAAGCTGCGTCCGGTCGAGACCAACACGGCCGGCATCTACCTGGCCGGCGCCTGTCAGGGTCCGAAGGACATCCCCGAGACGGTCGCCCAGGCCGGCGCGGCCGCCTCGAAGGTCATCGGCCTCCTGGCCAAGGACAGGTTGGAGACCGAGCCGCTGGTGGCCAGCTGCAACGAGGCCATCTGCTCGGGTTGCCTGTGGTGCAAGCCGATCTGCCCGTACAAGGCCATCGATGCCAAGATGATCAAGGAGCGGATCGCCGGCGGCAAGACCATCGAGCGTCAGGTCGCCTCGGTCAACGCCAGCCTGTGCCAGGGCTGCGGGGCCTGCACGGTGGCCTGCCGGACGGGGGCCATGAACGTCCTCGGGTTCACCAACGAACACATCCTGGCGGAGGTGGACGCGCTATGTCTGTAGACGAAAAAGCGGCCCCGAACGCCACGCCGGCCCCGGAGGGCTGGGAACCAAAGATCATCGGCTTCGCCTGCAACTGGTGCACTTACGCCGGCGCCGACCTGGCCGGGACGAGCCGGATCCAGTACCCGCCGAACATCCGGGTCATCCGCGTCCCGTGCTCCGGCCGGATCAACCCGCAGTTCGTCATCCGCGCCTTCCAGCGCGGGGCCGACGGCGTGCTGGTGGCCGGCTGCCATCCCGGGGACTGCCACTACTCCACCGGCAACTACTTCGCCCGCCGCCGCTACCTCCTGGCCAAGCGGCTCATCGAGTACCTCGGCCTGGAGCCTGACCGGTTGCAGGTCCGCTGGATTTCGGGCTCCGAAGGCCAGAAGTTCGCCGAGACGGTCAGGGAGATGACCGAAAAAGTCAGGGCCCTCGGCCCCCAGAGGAGGCTCGGGGAGACGCTATGAGCGCTGTCCTTTCAGATCAGCAAGCGGCCCTCCGTGAGGAAGTCAAGAAGCTGCTCGCCGACGGGACCGTCAAGGGTTTCATCGGCTACGCCCGCGGCCGCGACTCCTATCATCCGGCGCCGACCATCGTCACCCGGCCCGACCAGGTCGATGGACTCATCCTCGACCAGTTCTGCATCTTCGGCCTGCCCAAGTACCTCCTCGACTACATCTTCCAGGACGGCAAGATGGGCATCGTCGTCAAAGGTTGCGACTCCCTGGCCCTTGGCCGCCTCCTCGCCGACCACCGGGTCGACCGGGCCAAGGTCCACGTCATCGGCCTCCCATGCGCCGGCATCCTGAACAACGAGAAGGTGGCGACCCTAGGCCTCGGCAAGATCCAAAAGGTCACCGACAAGGGCACGGCCTTCCTCGCCGAGGGCGATAAGAAGACGGCCGAACTGCCCAAGGCCGAGTACCTCTGGCAAAAGTGCCAGTGGTGTGAGAACCACAACCCGGTCGCCTGCGACACCCTCCTCGGCGCCGAGGTCGAGAACGTGGCCGCCAAGCCACGGGACTACTCGGACGTCAAGGAGCTCGAGAAGATGTCGGCCGAGGAGAAGTCGGCCTACTGGGCCCGCCAGTTCTCGCGGTGCATCCGCTGCTATGCCTGCCGGAACGTGTGTCCGGCCTGCAACTGCCGCGAGTGCGTCTTCGACATCGCCGAGCCGCGCTGGCTGGGCAACACGGTCAAGCTCTCCGACCAGCAGATGTTCCACTTCACCCGGGCCTTCCACGTCGCCGGACGGTGCGTCGACTGCGGCGAGTGCGAGCGGGTCTGCCCGATGGAGATCCCCCTGATGAGACTGCAACGGAAGCTGCAGAAGGACATCATCGAGCTGTTCGGCAACCCGAAGCCCTACGCCCCTTCCGAGGTCGAGTCGCTCGGCCAGTTCCGAGCGAGCGAAGACCCGGAAGAGTTCATGTGAGGAGGTGACGCCGATGTACACCATCGCTCAGGATAGCCTCAGGACGCTGCTGGACAGACTAAGCCGAGATTATCTGCTCATCGCCCCGGTCGAGGAAGACGGCGTCACCCGGCTGAAACCGGCCAAGTCCGGCGCCGAGGTCAGCCTCGACTACGGCAACACGGCCACCTCCCTCAAGGACTTCCTGTTTCCCCAGAGTGAAGACCTCTTGCGCTTCGTCACCGACGGGACCCTGACCATCGAGGAGATCCAGCCTGACCGGAAGCAGGTCGCCTTCGGCATCCGACCGTGCGACCTGGCCAGCGTGGCCCTGATGGACAAGGTCCTGACCACCGGGGAGTTCTCGGACGCCCACTATCAGGCCAGGCGGGACAACACCGTCCTCGTCGGCCTGGGTTGTGAGTCCCCGGCCGACACCTGCTTCTGCACCAGCTACGGCTACAACCCGGGGTACTCGGGCGGGGCCGACCTGATGCTCTACAAGGACGGCGATAATTACCTGGCCGAGGCCCTCACCGAGAAGGGCCGGACGCTGGTCGGCGGACCCGGCGAGGGACTCTTCAAGCCGGCCGACGAAGCCTCCGGCGAGGCCGTCAAGAAGTCCTACGTCGAGAAGGAAGTTCCCTTCGGCAGCGAAGTCAAGGTCGAGGGGATCGACAAGCTCCTTGACAACTTCTTCAATGACCAATACTGGGACGACGTTTCCCGCCGCTGCCTGAACTGCGGGACCTGCACCTATGTCTGCCCGACCTGCCACTGCTTCCTCCTCACCGACGAGGCTCGGGGCGGCCAGGGGCTGCGTTTTCGGTGCTGGGACTCGTGCATGTTCGCCAACTACACGAAGATGGCCGGCGGTCACAACCCGCGCCCGAGCAAGAAGGAGCGGGTCCGCCAGCGCTTCATGCACAAGCTCAACTACTATTCCCACCGTTATGGTAGCTACCTGTGCACGGGGTGCGGCCGGTGCGTGGCCAAGTGCCCGGTGGGTCTGCACATCGCCGGCGTCATCAACGACGTCAAGGGGGTGAAGGCCCATGCCTAAGAACGTGCTCGTCCCGCATGTGGCCACGATCAACAAGATCAAGCCGCAGACGGCCGTCTCGGACGTCAAGCTGTTCGAGGTCACCTTCGACGATCCGGCGGTCATGGAGAGCTTCTCCTACCACTCCGGGCAGTGCGCCATGGTCTCTCTCTTCGGGGTCGGCGAGGCCCTGTTCTGCCTGACCTCGTCGCCCACCCGGAAGGGCTTCATCGAGTTCGCCGTCAAGCGGGTCGGCAAGGTCAGCGACGCCCTCCACGAGGCCGAGGTCGGCCAGAAAATCGGCGTTCGCGGGCCTTACGGCAACCATTTCCCACTGGACATGCTGAAGGGCAAGGACCTGATCTTCATCGGGGGCGGCATCGGCCTGGCCCCGCTACGCTCGTTAATCAACAATGTGCTGGACAATCGAGCCGAGTATGGTAAAATTGATATTATCTACGGGGCCCGTTCCCCGGGCGACCTGTGCTTCAAGGACGAGCTCGCCGAGGACTGGGCCAAGCACGACGAGAACACCAAGGTCTCCCTGACCGTCGACAAGGGCGACGAAACCTGGACCGGGTCGGTCGACTTGATCCCGACCTTCCTGGAGAAGCTCAACCCGTCGCCCAAGGGCGCCGTGGCCATCACCTGCGGGCCCCCGATCATGATCAAGTTCACCCTCCAGTCCCTGTCCAAGCTGGGCTTCACCCCCGACCAGATCGTCACCACCCTGGAGATGAAGATGCAGTGCGGGGTGGGCAAGTGCGGACGGTGCAACGTCGGGGATAAATATGTCTGCATCGACGGTCCCGTCTTCACCCTGGCTCAGCTGAGCCAGCTCCCGCCGGAGTTCTGATTCGCCGGGCTCCACGTGGAGCGGCGTAAGAGACAAATGGTCCCGGCCCGGCGCGCCGGGCCGGGACCGGCATGTTGACATCGCCAGACACTTGGACCCAAGACCAGTAGACGCGCGTCCGAGGTCGTCGGGAGTTGGGGGTCAGGATGAAAACCACCGAGTTGCTAGGGGAAATACAACCGGACCTGGAACGCCTCGAGCAGTTCATGGCCCAGTGCCTGAGCGACCCCGAGCCGACGGTCAAGGACGCCTCCCTCCACCCCTTGCGGGCCGGGGGCAAGCGGCTCCGTCCCGCCCTGGTCCTCCTGGCCGCCAAGTTCCACGACTACGCCCCGGAAAGACTCATCCCCGTCGCCGCCGGGGTTGAGTTGATGCACATGGCCACCCTGGTCCACGATGACGTCATTGACGACTCGCCGACCCGACGCGGCCTGTCAACGGTCAATTCCCGTTGGTCGAACAAAGTGTCCGTGCTGGTCGGCGACCATCTCTTCGCGGCCGCCGTCGCCCTCATCGCCCAAAACTCCGACAACGAGACAATTAAACTCCTCGCCCACACCATTTCCGAGGTCGTCCGAGGCGAGATCAAGCAGACCAACGCCGGCTGGCGCCTCGGGCTGACCGAGGCCGAGTACGTCGAGCGAATCGGCCTGAAGACGGCCTCGTTCTTCGGGGCCTGCTGCCACGTGGGGGCCCGCCTCAGCGGGGCGCCCGAGGGCATCACCCTGGAGCTACGCCAGTATGGACTGGAGATCGGCGTGGCCTTCCAGATGATGGACGACGTCCTCGACGTCAACGGCGACGCCCGCGACACCGGCAAGCCCGTCGGCGGCGACCTCAAGAGCGGCGTCCTGACCCTCCCGGTCATCTACGCCCTCGCCCATTCGCCCGACCGGGCCCGGCTGGAGGCCCTGATCAAGAGCCGTTCGTTCAATAACGGCCAGTTGGAGGAGGCTCTCGAGGTCGTCCGCAAGAGCGGCGGCGTCGAGTACACCCTCAAGACGGCGGCCGGCTACGTCGACCGGGCCAAGGTCCGCCTCGAAGGCTTGCCGGACCGGCCGACCAAGGGGACCCTTTTGAGCCTGGCCGATTTCATGGCCAACCGGGCGGTCTGAGGGCTTCCCGGATTGTCCATTTTACCTGGCGTTTTGCTGGCAAAGGCCGGTCGGACCAAGGTCCGATTTGCCAAAGCCTAACAAGTGTGATATGATATCCACAGTACCTGTCGCTGCGACTCTAAAAGGTGTCAGCCATCGGCTGGCACCTTCTTGTTGACGGCCAGACAGAAGAAAACCAAGAGGTGCTTATGATCCAAACCGTGAAGCTCGACCCGATCCTTCTCGACAACATCAACCGACTCGGCTACTCCAAGCCCACGCCCGTCCAGACGGCCAGCATCCCGCCGGCCCTCGAGGGCCGGGACCTGGTGGCCACGGCGGAGACCGGAAGCGGCAAGACGGCCGCCTTCCTCCTGCCCATCCTGCAGAGGCTGATGGCCTCAGCCCGCGGGCAGGTCCGCAGCCTGATCCTGTGCCCGACCCGGGAAATCGCCCTGCAAACCCACACCGAGGCTCAGAAACTCGGCCAGGGTACCGGGCTCCGCAGCGCCGCCGTCTACGGCGGCGTCGGGATGGAGCCCCAGACCAAGGCCCTGCGGAGCGGCGTCGACATCGTCGTCGCCACCCCCGGCCGCCTCCTCGACCACATGGGGAGAGGGAACGTCAAGTTCCAGGGGCTGCAGGTGCTCATTCTCGACGAGGCCGACCGTATGCTGGACATGGGCTTTCTGCCCGACATCAAGCGGATCCTCAGCGCCCTCCCGCAGGAGCGGCAGACCATGCTCTTCTCGGCGACCATGCCGCCGGAGATCCTCTCCCTGACCAACCGGTTCATGAAGGGCCCCGTGCGGGTGGCCATCGGCCGTCCGACGACCCCCCCGAAGACCATCTCCCAGGCCGTTTACGCGGCTGAGCCGCAGGAGAAGACCCATCTCCTCCTGGGCCTGGTCAAGGCCAAGGGAATGAACAGCGTCCTCATCTTCACCCGGACCAAGCATCGCGCCGATCGCCTGGCCAAGCAGCTCTCCCACGAGGGCATCCGGACGGCCTGCATCCACGGGGACCGTTCGCAGCACCAGCGCGAGGCGGCCCTTGACGGGTTCCGCAAGGGCGCCTACCGGGTCCTCGTGGCCACCGACATCGCCGCCCGCGGCCTGGACGTCCAGGGGGTCACCCACGTCATCAACTATGACCTGCCGGCCATCCCTGAAGACTACATCCACCGCATCGGCCGGACGGCCCGGGCCGGTGCTTCCGGCCAGGCCATCAGCCTAGTGACTCGGGAAGACGGCGACGCCCTTCGGCACATCGAGATGGCCATGGGGCAGGAACTGCGCCTGGCCGCCGCACCGCGGGGGTAAGGCCCCGCGCGAATAGGGTCCGAACAAGAGAGCCCGGGGGTCTACAAAGACCCTCCGGGCTCAAGTCGTTTCTTGGGGGCAAACCGGACGGCGACCGTCACCGAGGCGGCGAGACCTGCCCGCAATCACCGCGACTGGCTGCGGGCCTTCCCCGGGATGACATCCTGCCAGTATCGGCCGTTGCTGTATGAGTTCCGCTCAAGGGAACGGACCCGGTTGCCGACCTCCAGCGGGAAGAGGCGGTCGACCTCCTGCAGGTTGCGGTTGAGGATGAACATGGTCCCGGCCCAAAGCCCTCCGAAGATCACCGCCAGGATGACGTAGGCGCTAGGTTGAGGTTTCGCCGCGAGGGCCGAGATGACCATCAGAGCGGCGGCGAGGCCGAGGATGATCCCGCTCAGGACGAGCTTTCCCGTGGCCGTCCGCTTCTTCCCAGCCTCGACGCAGGCCCGGCAGAAGAACATCGTGAAAGGGGCGAAGTCTTGCCGGATCTGCATCATCCGATTACCGTGCATCTCCTGACGGCTGTTGGCCGCCCTCAACTCCAGGACCACCCCGTCGGCGGCTTCCCGGCCACAGTGCTCGCACTTCACCGTTACGATCCCTCCACTTGCCTACAAGCTTGTTGCTAAATTACGGTGCGGAGGGGCGAAACCCTGCTTAGTCGGGTTTAGTTTAGCCGGCGAAGACGGTGACCACGTTCACCGACACAGAGGCGGTCCCAGGATGGTCGACTTGATGAAGAGCTTCATGTTCAGGTCCCCCCGGCGACTACTGCTTGCCCGGAGCCGGTTTTTACCGCGGCGAGGGTAATTCCTTCCACCGCGGGGCCCGCTTCCGGCTCCACGGTTCCCCGAACTGTGAGCCCCGGCCTTAGAAGTCAGGATGGCTTGCCCCGACCCTCGCGGCCAGGTCATCGACCTTGGTGAACGGCTCAGGAGTCAGGCGGCGCTCGGCGAAGGGGAAGAGGACGTTGCCCTCCTTCTCGATGTGGGCCGGAAGGACGTCGAGGATCTTCTGGGCCGCCTCCGCCAGGGCGTAGCGGTCGGGGGGCCTCCCTGGCCAGTTCCCGGACCATCTGGGCGTGGGCTTCCTCGATCACCTCGTGCTCGCGGAGCATCTGCTCCACCGGGCCGCCTTTATGCCCGAAGATCGGCCGTAGGGACGGGAAGAGAGCCTCCTCCTCTTGGCGGAAGTGCTCGTTCAGGGCCTCGTCGAGGAAGTCGGAGAAGGACTTGAAGCCGTCGATGAGCTGCCCCATCGGGCGCCCCTCGCGCAGCCAGGCCACGTAATGGGTCAGGTCTCCCAGATGGTCCAACGCCCGCTCATGGTCCTCACGGAACTTGCCGATTATCTCCGGCATGACTACGCCCCCTCATCGATGACTTCTCCCCGATATCATTCCGTGACGGGGGGAAGATAAGCCCGCCGGGGTTTGGCCGCACGCGAGCGACGGATGAGTCAAGAGGCGGCCTGGGGCGGCCCGCTCCGGTAGACACGAGAAGGGGTGATGACCTTGGTCAGGACGCCGGATGAGGACAAAGTCAATGCCAGGAAGCAGGCCCGCCCAAAGTTCGAGTTCAGCCTGGACCTCGACCGTTTGAACATGGAGATGGCTTCGGAGCTGGGCCCCGACAAGGGCCCGCGGAGCCGGGGCAAGGGCGTCGCCGGCCGGACCGAGACTGAGGCGAAAGCCTGGGCAGCCGGCGGGCTCGAGGAGGAGAGCCGGCGCAAGCAGACCCTCACCCGCGAGCAGGCCGAGGACTTCGCGCGGAGCGAGCCTCGCGGCCGGACCAAGGAGCAGTGACCCACCAAGGACAGTGACGTTCCGGTGATCGCCGGCCGGTGTCGGGCCCGGGGCCTTTCGCCCCGGGCTCGCCGCTTTTCCCGCCCAGACAGGAAACCCATGGCCAGCGGCGAATTGCTCCCCATTATTCGCAGTTGACTCTTCGGTCTATCGAAGGAGGCCTTTTGCTTGAAGATCGGGTTTCATGGCGCCACCGAGACGGTCACCGGATCGCAGTTCCTGGTCGAGACCGGGGGCCTGCGACTGCTGGTCGACTGCGGGATGCATCAAGGCGGGGAGGAGGCCGAGGGACTCAACCGCGAAGGCTTCGCCTTCGACCCGTCGTCCGTCGATTTCCTCCTCCTGACCCATGCCCACATCGACCACAGCGGCCTGGTGCCGCGCTTGGTCAAGGAAGGGTTCAAGGGCAAGATCGTGGTCACCCCGGCCACCGGCGACCTCCTCGGCGTGATGCTCGCCGACAGCGCCCACATCCAAGAGATGGAGGCCGAGTGGCAGAGCCGCAAACGGGTGCGGGCCGGCCTTCCGCCGGTGGAGCCCCTCTACAGCGTGCCCGACGCCGAAAGATGCCAGGCCTACCTCCGCACCCTCGGCTACGGCACCCCCGGCGACCTCGGCCGCGGGGTCAGCGTCGTCTACCATGACGCCGGCCACATCCTCGGCTCGGCGATCATCGAGATCCGGGCCGAGGGGAAGCGGGTCGTCTTCTCGGGTGACCTCGGCAACCGCGACACGCCGATCATCCGTGACCCGTCCCGGCTCGACGGGGCCGACGTGGTGGTCATGGAATCGACCTACGGCGACCGGCTCCATCCGTGCAAGCAGGACAAACGGTCGATGCTGGCCGATGTCTTCCGGCGGACCCACGAGCGGCGCGGCAACCTGATCATCCCGGCCTTCGCCGTCGGGCGGACCCAGGAGCTGCTGTACGAGATCAACACGCTGTTGGACAAGCGAGAGATCGCCGCCGCCAGGGTGTTCATCGACAGCCCGCTGGCCATCTCGGCGACGGAAATCTTCAAGCGCCATCCGGAGTGCTACGATGAAGAGGCCCAGCAGCTCCTCGCCTCCGGTGAGGACCCCTTCGAGTTCCCGGGCGTCGCCTACACCCGGACCAGCGACGAGTCGAAGGCCCTGAACAACTTCGACGGCGGGGTGACGATCATCTCGGCCAGCGGGATGTGCGAGGCCGGCCGGATCAAGCATCATCTGAAGCACAACCTCTGGCGGCCGGAGGCGACCGTCCTCTTCGTCGGCTTCCAGGCCCGGGGGACCCTCGGGCGGTACATCAGGGAAGGGCACAAGATGGTCCGCATCTTCGGCGAGGAGATCGCCGTCAAGGCCGAGATCGTCTCGATCGACGCTTTCTCGGCCCACGCCGATCAGACCGGCCTCCTCGATTGGCTGGGGGCCTTCCACCGCAACGGGCATCACCCCGAACGGATCTTCCTGGTCCACGGCGAACCGGCGGCTATCCAGACTCTGTCCGAACAGGTGCGGTCCCACTACGGTCAACCGGCGGCGATTCCCCAGCCGCATGAGGTGTACGAAGTCTGAGGATGTTAGACTCCGAGGTGATGGCCGAATGATGACTCAAGCATCGAACCCGAAGAGTGCCGAGTTGTTCGCCCGCGCCCAAGAGCTGATTCCCGGCGGCGTCAACAGCCCGGTCCGGTCGTTCCGGGGGGTCGGCGGGAACCCGCTCTTCATCGCCCGCGGCTCCGGTTCGCACCTCTGGGACGTGGACGGCCACGAGTACATCGACTACGTCGGCTCGTGGGGCCCGCTGATCCTGGGGCACTGCGACCCGGACGTCATCGCCGCCGTCAAGAAGACGGCCGAGACCGGCACCAGCTTCGGCGCGCCCACCGAACTCGAGGTGGAGCTGGCCCAGGTCGTCGTCGACCTGGTCCCCGGGGTGGAGATGGTCCGGATGGTCAACTCCGGGACTGAGGCGACGATGAGCGCCCTCCGCCTGGCCCGCGCCTACACCGGCCGGAACCGGATCGTCAAGTTCATTGGCTGCTACCACGGGCACGCCGACCAGTTGCTGGTGAAAGCCGGCTCGGGTGCGGCCACCCTGGGCATCCCCGACAGCCCGGGCGTCCCGCCCAGCGTGGCCGCGACGACCATCGCCGTCCCCTACAACGATATCGACGCCTTGGCCGAGGTCTTCCGCCAGAACGGGGCGGACATCGCCGCGGTGATCATCGAACCGGTGGCCGGGAACATGGGGGTCGTCCCGCCGCGCCCCGGTTACCTCGAGGCCGTCCGTCGGTTGACCCGCGACCACGGGGCCCTCTTCATCTGGGACGAGGTCATGACCGGCTTCCGGGTCGCCCTCCACGGAGCCCAGGCCCGCTATGGGATTGACCCCGACCTGACCTGCCTCGGCAAGGTCATCGGCGGCGGGCTGCCGGTCGGCGCCTACGGCGGAAAGCGGGAGATCATGGAGATGGTCGCCCCGGCCGGTCCGATGTACCAGGCCGGCACCCTCTCCGGCAACCCCCTGGCGATGGCCGCCGGGCTGGTCACCCTGAAGAAGCTGAGCCAACCCGGGGTCTTCGAGGGGCTTGAGGCCCGCACCACCGAGCTGGCCGGCTGGCTCCGCGAGACCCTTCGGCGGCTGGGCCTCGGCTACCGGGTCAACCAGATCGGGGCCATGTTCACCCTGTTCTTCACCGATCACGAGGTCTGGGATTGGGACGACGCGGCCACCTGCGACACGAAGAAGCACGCCGCCTTCTTCCACGCCATGCTCAAGCGGGGTGTCTACCTGGCCCCGTCGCAGTTCGAAGCCTGCTTCACCGGCACGGCCCACAGCCAGGCCGACCTCGAGGCTACCGCCAGGGCGGCCCACGAGGCCCTCAAGGAAATCGCCGAAGTCGCCGGTTGAAGTCGCGGACTGAAGTCGCGGGCCGAGGGAGTTGGTCCGGCCCGATGGGCAGCCTTGAAGATCTCGCCCCCGAACGGCTCCGCGAGCTCCTGACCGACCTGGCTAAGCGCTGGCTGGCCCACGACGGCCTGTGGTTTCAGGCCGTCGAGGGCGCCTACGGGCTCGACCGGGCCATCGCCCTCGACGCCCGGGCTTGGGAGAGATTCACCGTCATCGA includes the following:
- the hemL gene encoding glutamate-1-semialdehyde 2,1-aminomutase — protein: MMTQASNPKSAELFARAQELIPGGVNSPVRSFRGVGGNPLFIARGSGSHLWDVDGHEYIDYVGSWGPLILGHCDPDVIAAVKKTAETGTSFGAPTELEVELAQVVVDLVPGVEMVRMVNSGTEATMSALRLARAYTGRNRIVKFIGCYHGHADQLLVKAGSGAATLGIPDSPGVPPSVAATTIAVPYNDIDALAEVFRQNGADIAAVIIEPVAGNMGVVPPRPGYLEAVRRLTRDHGALFIWDEVMTGFRVALHGAQARYGIDPDLTCLGKVIGGGLPVGAYGGKREIMEMVAPAGPMYQAGTLSGNPLAMAAGLVTLKKLSQPGVFEGLEARTTELAGWLRETLRRLGLGYRVNQIGAMFTLFFTDHEVWDWDDAATCDTKKHAAFFHAMLKRGVYLAPSQFEACFTGTAHSQADLEATARAAHEALKEIAEVAG